In Wenyingzhuangia fucanilytica, the following are encoded in one genomic region:
- a CDS encoding leucine-rich repeat domain-containing protein, whose translation MKKDIKNKVIWFLLFCTSTLFAQTTINSISELAEAAAKSNQNIVMSPGVYQMTDYLTQEVKDNNTPADEFGRRAMIRFSGSNNIFDFTGVTINVDTELLNDLGRTVIEFHLTGSDINFKGLTVTDIGNSPTAGGGQSMTISGDNITVENVTLNMSGSSPYGYGDLLGKGGGSLAPMRKHSGLLVGGLNVSVIGCKIYSTSFGHLFFVQGGRNVLFQDCYAEAVTRTTDEMLAETSGPAFDVDFQAVYPNYNGENVITSGYTKSLSECGFRTYGEGAGNITEGVSLINCIARNTRVGFALEIGSPILVQNCEATGNEAGFNVKDVTIENSRGDAVNGPLLYLSGDDSEVELELMDNLPTTTLHAVATIAGNNHKVTLKKWNNQTRAQEHKILIGATRPTGTNPFSPLGSSTTSSISLNNCTEMPVEILSNTSSSVINTTGSVTDNGSGNTVITDSCEGIEDLNFNDGTYQYRILGTEPNECELIGFVSNQEKSTVTIPNQVSNGSLSFNVVSIGVDAFKEQTIITSVSLPSSVTNIANNAFIGCTGLVTINLENIITYGEHSFNGCNELVLSPLNFTNTTSVGNYCFMNCNKITSVVVPGTVALGVGALRSTGITSFKIPDEWTVLPDQMIRDCKSVTTVNIPSTITTMGVAAFRGCTGITDIQVNWSDSNNIPPFVSNLFSGLTLENINLLVPQDTVDIYNTADGWKDFNIVVGALSIKDILSGNLDIQVYADVITLKSSATFNNANITIYDITGKVLANQVINGATAFVNISNLTTGIYVVKVTQENAKVVKRFAKY comes from the coding sequence ATGAAAAAAGATATCAAAAATAAAGTTATATGGTTTTTATTGTTTTGTACAAGTACACTATTTGCTCAAACAACAATTAATAGTATATCTGAGTTAGCAGAGGCAGCCGCAAAGTCTAATCAAAATATTGTGATGAGTCCAGGGGTTTATCAAATGACAGATTATCTAACTCAAGAAGTTAAAGATAATAATACTCCTGCAGATGAATTTGGAAGAAGAGCCATGATTCGCTTTAGTGGGAGTAATAATATTTTTGATTTTACTGGAGTAACTATTAATGTAGATACGGAGTTGTTAAACGATTTAGGAAGAACGGTAATAGAATTTCATTTAACAGGGAGCGATATTAATTTTAAAGGATTAACGGTTACTGATATAGGTAATAGCCCTACGGCTGGTGGAGGACAGTCCATGACCATTTCTGGAGATAATATTACTGTAGAAAATGTAACCTTAAATATGAGTGGATCATCACCTTATGGTTATGGAGATTTATTAGGTAAAGGGGGAGGTAGTTTGGCTCCTATGAGAAAACATAGTGGTTTGTTAGTAGGTGGTTTAAACGTTTCTGTTATTGGTTGTAAAATTTACTCAACCTCATTTGGGCATTTGTTTTTTGTACAAGGAGGTAGAAATGTACTTTTTCAAGATTGTTATGCCGAAGCTGTTACAAGAACCACAGATGAAATGTTGGCAGAAACTTCTGGACCTGCATTTGATGTAGATTTTCAAGCTGTTTATCCTAATTATAACGGAGAAAATGTGATTACGTCAGGATATACAAAATCGCTAAGTGAGTGTGGTTTTAGGACTTACGGTGAGGGAGCAGGAAATATAACAGAAGGAGTTAGTTTAATAAATTGTATTGCAAGAAATACAAGAGTTGGCTTTGCTTTAGAAATTGGAAGTCCAATTTTGGTTCAGAATTGTGAGGCAACAGGAAACGAAGCAGGATTTAACGTAAAAGATGTAACCATAGAAAATAGTAGAGGAGATGCCGTTAATGGACCTTTGTTATATCTTTCTGGTGATGATTCTGAAGTTGAGTTAGAATTAATGGATAATTTACCAACTACAACTTTACATGCTGTAGCAACTATTGCAGGAAATAATCATAAAGTGACTTTAAAAAAATGGAATAATCAAACAAGAGCACAAGAGCATAAAATACTTATAGGAGCTACTAGACCTACTGGAACAAATCCTTTTTCTCCTTTAGGATCAAGTACTACATCAAGTATTAGTTTAAATAATTGTACAGAAATGCCAGTGGAAATTCTTTCCAACACAAGTTCTAGTGTTATTAATACTACTGGATCTGTAACAGATAATGGTTCGGGTAATACAGTAATTACAGATTCTTGTGAAGGTATAGAAGATTTAAACTTTAATGATGGTACTTATCAGTATAGAATATTGGGTACTGAACCTAATGAGTGTGAATTAATAGGATTTGTTTCAAATCAAGAAAAAAGTACTGTAACAATTCCAAATCAAGTAAGTAACGGCTCATTGTCTTTTAATGTAGTTTCTATTGGTGTTGATGCTTTTAAAGAGCAAACAATTATTACTAGTGTGTCATTACCTAGTAGTGTAACTAATATTGCTAACAACGCTTTTATTGGTTGTACAGGTTTGGTTACCATAAACCTTGAGAATATTATCACTTATGGAGAACATAGTTTTAATGGGTGTAATGAACTAGTTTTATCACCTTTAAATTTTACGAATACAACTAGTGTAGGTAATTATTGTTTTATGAATTGTAATAAAATCACTTCAGTTGTTGTACCTGGAACTGTTGCTTTAGGGGTAGGTGCATTGAGGTCTACAGGGATTACTTCATTTAAAATACCTGATGAATGGACTGTTTTACCAGATCAAATGATTAGAGATTGTAAATCTGTGACTACGGTAAATATACCAAGTACCATTACAACCATGGGGGTAGCAGCTTTTAGAGGGTGTACAGGAATTACGGATATACAAGTAAATTGGAGTGATAGCAATAACATACCTCCTTTTGTAAGTAACTTGTTTAGTGGATTAACCTTAGAAAATATTAATTTGTTAGTACCACAGGACACAGTAGATATCTATAATACAGCTGATGGATGGAAAGATTTTAATATTGTAGTAGGAGCATTGAGTATTAAAGATATTTTATCAGGAAATTTAGATATTCAAGTTTATGCTGATGTTATAACATTAAAAAGTAGTGCTACTTTTAATAATGCCAATATCACTATTTATGATATTACAGGTAAGGTTTTAGCAAATCAAGTAATAAACGGAGCTACTGCTTTTGTAAATATTTCAAACTTAACTACTGGGATTTATGTGGTTAAAGTAACACAAGAAAATGCTAAAGTGGTAAAACGTTTTGCTAAATATTAA
- a CDS encoding leucine-rich repeat protein: MKKTLQLLFALFTFTFASAQDFTVGDLAYTITDGTNVEVQGFSSTALTDVTVPATVDNGGTTYNVIAIGEDAFNTNESRGGDAANAGIVSVSLASSVVEVKKEAFFEQRNLTTINLGSVVIIGDNGFGVCDKMTNVDLSSLTTLGAYAFDKCHGFTGEFVAPSLVTIGNGAIYTSQNGGRDSFSSINIPSSVTTIGSLFLGKITSLRAVQVNWTNPADVTVNATNFFRDLDIDGGAITLYVPADTKALYEAAEPWGANSTTAGQYFNHANIVEGTLEDFYENPDPTVGDSFEVNNINYTVTSLDPAEVEVSGSTLAAVTIPETVTDSNSATTYTVTAVGSEAFKGDVVVDEIPVTANQTLTSVVLPSTVTLLKSGAFIRCQNLESINLENVVVLENQNVFFDCPKLTVANLSSATDFGKFSFHGFGDSTLTSIDISSAVNIYDSAFRTAQMPSVNIPASVVTLTGRVFMDCTALTEVQVNWGTAGEIPVITSDVFGNLTLGNITLYVPTGTLALYQAAAVWQDFNVVEGSLSAKDISSGSLDIQVSSDVITVNSSSTFTNANITIYDITGRVLANQVINGASASVNISNLATGIYIVKVTEGNAKLVKRFAKQ, from the coding sequence ATGAAAAAAACATTACAATTACTATTTGCACTTTTTACTTTTACGTTTGCTAGTGCACAAGATTTTACAGTAGGAGACTTAGCCTACACAATAACTGATGGTACTAATGTTGAAGTACAAGGGTTTTCTAGTACTGCGTTAACAGATGTAACAGTTCCTGCTACAGTAGATAATGGAGGTACTACTTACAATGTAATAGCTATTGGAGAAGATGCATTTAATACAAATGAAAGTAGAGGAGGAGATGCGGCTAATGCAGGTATTGTATCAGTTAGTCTTGCTTCTTCAGTAGTAGAAGTGAAAAAGGAAGCTTTTTTTGAACAAAGAAACTTAACTACTATTAATTTAGGGAGTGTGGTTATTATAGGGGATAATGGTTTTGGAGTATGTGATAAAATGACGAATGTTGATTTATCTAGCTTAACAACTTTAGGTGCTTATGCTTTTGATAAATGTCATGGATTTACAGGAGAGTTTGTTGCTCCAAGCCTTGTAACTATTGGAAATGGAGCTATTTATACTTCGCAGAATGGAGGAAGAGATAGTTTTAGTAGTATTAATATTCCTAGTTCTGTAACAACTATTGGATCACTTTTCTTAGGTAAAATTACATCACTAAGAGCTGTACAAGTAAATTGGACAAACCCAGCAGATGTAACGGTAAACGCAACTAACTTTTTTAGGGATTTAGATATAGATGGTGGAGCGATAACTTTATATGTACCTGCTGATACCAAAGCTCTTTATGAGGCTGCTGAACCATGGGGAGCAAATTCAACAACGGCTGGTCAATATTTTAACCATGCTAATATTGTAGAAGGTACTTTAGAGGATTTTTATGAAAATCCAGACCCAACAGTAGGAGATTCTTTTGAAGTAAATAATATAAACTATACAGTAACAAGTCTAGATCCTGCAGAAGTTGAAGTATCAGGATCTACATTGGCTGCAGTAACCATTCCAGAAACAGTTACAGATAGTAATTCAGCAACTACATATACTGTAACTGCAGTTGGTTCAGAAGCTTTTAAAGGAGATGTGGTTGTAGATGAAATTCCTGTAACAGCAAATCAAACTTTAACATCTGTGGTATTACCATCTACAGTTACTTTACTTAAATCAGGTGCATTTATCAGGTGTCAAAACTTAGAGTCAATTAATTTAGAGAATGTAGTTGTATTAGAAAATCAAAATGTGTTTTTTGACTGTCCTAAATTAACCGTAGCTAATTTATCATCAGCAACAGATTTTGGTAAGTTTTCATTTCATGGTTTTGGAGATAGTACATTAACCTCTATTGATATTTCAAGTGCAGTAAATATTTATGATTCTGCTTTTAGAACTGCTCAAATGCCTTCTGTTAACATACCTGCATCAGTAGTTACTTTAACAGGAAGAGTTTTTATGGATTGTACAGCTTTAACAGAGGTTCAAGTTAATTGGGGGACTGCTGGAGAAATACCGGTTATTACATCTGATGTTTTTGGAAATTTAACTCTTGGAAATATTACGTTATATGTACCAACAGGTACTCTAGCTTTGTATCAAGCAGCAGCTGTTTGGCAAGATTTTAATGTTGTTGAAGGATCTTTAAGTGCTAAAGATATCTCATCAGGAAGTTTAGACATTCAAGTTTCTTCTGATGTAATTACTGTAAATAGCAGTTCTACTTTTACTAATGCTAATATTACTATTTATGATATTACAGGTAGAGTTTTAGCAAATCAAGTAATTAACGGAGCATCTGCTTCAGTAAATATTTCAAATTTAGCTACCGGTATTTATATTGTAAAAGTAACAGAAGGTAATGCAAAATTGGTAAAACGTTTTGCTAAGCAATAA
- a CDS encoding leucine-rich repeat protein, with the protein MKKTIQLLMALFAFTYASAQTFIDNVDANNNIQYTVTTGLNVEVTGFQDASIDFVANITIPATVSDGTDTYNVVAVADHAFSTFTDESKGGLSSNANNAGLVTVSLPSSVVSIGIRAFHGQRDLTTINLANVVTIDNNAFQVCDKMTNVDLSSLTTLGAYAFDKCHGFTGEFVAPSLVTIGDGAIYTSQSGGRDSFSSINIPSSVTSIGSLFLGKITSLTDVQVNWADPADVMVNGANFFRDLDIDGGAITLYVPVGTKALYEAAEPWGANSTTAGQYFNHANIVEGSLPTIVSGSTFADGDYNYEVTSLSPREVKVTGTSNAALATIVIPASVTAESNSYSVTAIDAAAFESNTVITSVSLPSSVVSLGATAFKAASSLTTINLENVVTIGDAAFHSCGDLSSTGVLTNATTFEGGYNFYKCSSLTELSAPVATGYGNGFLRESGIVSFSIPSTVTSIGNQLFRKAFSLTTVELNWADPATGVFTDQTNTFGSLTEGNITLYVPSGTVAAYESTAPWNEITNITDASLSAEDIKAGTLDIQVSSDAVTVNSSSTFTNANITIYDITGRVLANQVINGASASVNISNLATGIYIVKVTEGNAKLVKRFAKQ; encoded by the coding sequence ATGAAAAAAACTATTCAATTATTAATGGCACTATTTGCATTTACATATGCAAGTGCACAAACTTTTATTGACAATGTCGATGCTAATAACAATATTCAGTATACTGTAACTACTGGGTTAAATGTAGAGGTTACAGGCTTCCAAGATGCATCTATAGATTTTGTGGCTAACATAACAATTCCAGCAACAGTTTCTGACGGAACAGATACTTATAATGTTGTTGCTGTAGCTGATCATGCTTTTAGTACGTTTACAGACGAATCTAAAGGAGGACTTTCCTCTAATGCAAATAATGCTGGACTTGTTACAGTAAGCTTACCTTCTTCAGTGGTGAGTATTGGAATAAGAGCCTTTCATGGACAAAGAGACTTAACAACAATTAACTTAGCAAATGTGGTTACCATAGATAACAATGCTTTTCAAGTATGTGATAAAATGACAAATGTTGATTTATCTAGCTTAACAACTTTAGGTGCTTATGCTTTTGATAAGTGTCATGGATTTACAGGAGAGTTTGTTGCTCCAAGTCTTGTAACTATTGGAGATGGAGCTATTTATACTTCACAGAGTGGAGGAAGAGATAGTTTTAGTAGTATTAATATTCCTAGTTCTGTAACATCTATCGGGTCACTTTTCTTAGGTAAAATTACATCGCTAACAGATGTACAAGTAAATTGGGCAGACCCAGCAGATGTAATGGTAAACGGTGCTAACTTTTTTAGGGATTTAGATATAGATGGTGGAGCGATAACTTTATATGTACCAGTTGGAACTAAAGCTCTTTATGAGGCTGCTGAACCATGGGGTGCAAATTCAACAACGGCTGGTCAATATTTTAACCATGCTAATATTGTAGAAGGTTCGCTTCCAACAATTGTTTCAGGTTCTACATTTGCTGATGGAGATTATAACTACGAAGTAACTTCTTTGAGCCCAAGAGAGGTGAAAGTTACAGGAACTTCTAATGCTGCTTTAGCTACTATAGTAATTCCAGCTTCTGTAACTGCTGAAAGTAATTCTTATAGTGTTACTGCTATTGATGCAGCAGCTTTTGAGAGTAATACGGTAATCACTTCAGTATCTCTTCCTAGTTCAGTAGTTTCATTAGGGGCGACAGCTTTTAAAGCAGCTTCTAGCTTAACAACTATTAACTTAGAAAATGTAGTAACTATAGGAGATGCAGCTTTTCATAGTTGTGGAGATTTGTCAAGTACAGGTGTATTAACCAATGCAACTACTTTTGAAGGAGGATATAATTTTTATAAATGTAGTTCTCTTACAGAGTTAAGTGCTCCTGTGGCTACAGGTTATGGTAACGGATTTTTAAGAGAGTCTGGAATTGTTTCTTTTAGTATACCAAGCACGGTGACTTCTATAGGTAATCAATTGTTTAGAAAAGCTTTTTCTTTAACAACAGTAGAGCTTAATTGGGCAGATCCAGCAACTGGAGTGTTTACAGATCAAACAAATACTTTTGGAAGTTTAACAGAAGGTAATATTACTTTATATGTACCTTCTGGAACAGTAGCTGCCTATGAAAGTACAGCGCCATGGAATGAAATTACTAACATTACAGATGCTTCGTTAAGTGCAGAGGATATTAAGGCAGGAACTTTAGATATTCAAGTTTCTTCTGATGCTGTAACGGTAAATAGTAGTTCTACTTTTACTAATGCTAATATTACTATTTATGATATTACAGGTAGAGTTTTAGCTAATCAAGTGATTAATGGAGCATCAGCTTCAGTAAATATTTCAAATTTAGCTACTGGTATTTATATTGTTAAAGTAACAGAAGGTAATGCAAAATTGGTAAAACGTTTTGCTAAGCAATAA
- a CDS encoding sialate O-acetylesterase, whose translation MGAYCKLILFLLFVLPNVVWANVSLNAIFSNHMVVQRETKIPVWGWAEAGEKITLETTWGEKEETIAKENGTWKITLKTPKAGGPFKIIITGKNKIVIDDVLSGEVWLCTGQSNMDFALVKFLNNARESQYQPLVEVLRKEVANANDDQLRHIEVPQQTSLLKKQYNFKGAWVSAKGEDVKKITATGYFFAKELRKQLRVPVGLVECSWGGTRVQPWISEEVYLSDENIKAYFEASRKKTNEIITKVSAENYKDTVFAKKFEEWKLGGKKTPRPYPSVHPEKDKQLPATLYNGMLSAIIPYKIKGILWYQGESNSHFLEEEYQTYFTAMIKSWRKDWQQSDLPFYWMQLAGYEVPDKRSDLGWASVNDQLRRTLDLPNTGMAVLHDIGEAKDVHPHNKIDAGKRLALWALAKDYHKKVKAVSGPLFTSQKIKGNKIQIKFSEVGSGLMVGYKYLLENTKEVNEDLKWFEIVGADGVWKPAKAKIISKNKVEVWNLNVKKPIAVRYAWSSNPSGANLYNKEGLPAAVFTSEK comes from the coding sequence ATGGGGGCTTATTGTAAGTTAATTCTATTTTTATTATTTGTTTTGCCAAATGTTGTATGGGCAAATGTTTCTTTAAACGCTATATTTTCTAATCATATGGTGGTGCAAAGAGAGACTAAAATTCCTGTTTGGGGATGGGCAGAAGCAGGTGAAAAAATAACCTTAGAAACTACTTGGGGAGAAAAAGAAGAAACCATTGCTAAAGAAAATGGAACTTGGAAAATTACATTAAAAACTCCTAAAGCAGGTGGGCCTTTTAAAATAATTATTACAGGAAAAAACAAAATTGTTATTGATGATGTTTTGTCTGGTGAAGTTTGGTTATGTACAGGACAATCTAATATGGATTTTGCATTAGTAAAATTTTTAAACAATGCTAGAGAATCTCAATACCAACCTTTGGTAGAAGTCTTAAGAAAAGAAGTTGCCAATGCAAATGACGATCAGCTTAGGCATATAGAAGTCCCTCAACAAACCTCTTTATTAAAAAAGCAATACAATTTTAAAGGAGCATGGGTTTCTGCAAAAGGAGAAGATGTTAAAAAAATAACAGCTACAGGTTATTTTTTTGCAAAAGAGTTGCGCAAACAATTAAGGGTACCTGTTGGGTTAGTTGAATGCTCTTGGGGAGGTACTCGTGTACAACCATGGATTTCAGAAGAAGTTTACTTGTCCGATGAAAATATAAAAGCTTATTTTGAAGCTAGCAGAAAAAAAACAAATGAAATCATAACAAAAGTATCTGCCGAAAACTACAAGGATACTGTGTTTGCAAAAAAGTTTGAGGAATGGAAATTAGGAGGGAAAAAAACACCTAGACCTTATCCATCGGTTCACCCAGAAAAAGACAAACAATTACCAGCTACTTTGTATAATGGGATGTTGTCAGCTATTATTCCTTATAAAATAAAAGGAATTTTATGGTATCAAGGAGAAAGTAACTCTCATTTTTTAGAAGAAGAATACCAAACCTATTTTACAGCAATGATAAAAAGTTGGAGAAAAGATTGGCAACAATCAGACTTACCTTTTTATTGGATGCAATTAGCTGGGTATGAAGTTCCAGACAAACGTTCTGATTTAGGTTGGGCTTCTGTAAATGATCAATTAAGAAGGACTTTAGATTTACCAAATACAGGAATGGCTGTGTTACATGATATTGGTGAAGCTAAAGACGTGCATCCACATAACAAAATAGATGCTGGAAAACGTTTGGCTTTGTGGGCTTTGGCAAAAGATTATCATAAAAAGGTTAAAGCAGTTAGTGGTCCTTTATTTACATCACAAAAAATAAAAGGAAATAAAATTCAAATCAAGTTTAGTGAGGTGGGGTCTGGCTTAATGGTAGGATATAAATACCTTTTAGAAAACACCAAAGAAGTTAATGAAGACTTAAAGTGGTTTGAAATTGTGGGAGCAGATGGCGTATGGAAACCTGCCAAAGCAAAAATAATCTCTAAAAATAAAGTGGAAGTTTGGAACTTAAATGTTAAGAAGCCTATAGCTGTGCGTTATGCATGGTCATCAAACCCAAGTGGAGCCAATTTATATAACAAAGAAGGGTTGCCAGCAGCCGTATTTACATCAGAAAAATAA
- a CDS encoding glycoside hydrolase family 30 protein — protein sequence MNILNKQNLKTIAFIGLAICSQHVFSQKVELTYTTSAKRWVKAKKFIQKDKFDKADITVYTDSLLQKVDGVGGAFNELGWDALTSLSNKASQQVFKDLFSEEGANFSMCRIPVGASDYALSYYSSNDVPEDFEMRDFNIDRDKYILIPYIKEALKVRPNLQVWASPWSPPAWMKVNEHYAMRSGNFENAKKGNKMNPEAEILNNATAFKMQERYLKAYALYFSKFIQSYADAGVPLFAIMPQNEIAFQPNWPSCTWRPEDMGYFINNFLGPKLKEDKLDTEIWLGTVNSGDPNYVKTVLEFKDASKYISGVGFQWGGAKSIPTIHKEYPNLKLMQTENKCGEHENDWTSVERSWKDLVHYINNGSGSYMYWNMVLDETGASAWGWPQNSMVVVNKTSKEVTYTDEYYLFKHLSHFVQPGDYYLKSSKGKNHLAFKLKDGSTMVLLYNPKKSTETINLNIGEKAVSVKVEPVSINTIVIK from the coding sequence ATGAATATATTAAACAAACAAAACTTAAAAACCATTGCATTTATTGGTTTGGCCATTTGTAGTCAACATGTATTTTCTCAAAAAGTAGAATTAACCTATACAACATCAGCAAAAAGATGGGTAAAGGCTAAAAAGTTTATACAAAAAGACAAGTTTGATAAAGCAGATATTACCGTATACACCGACAGTTTGTTACAAAAAGTTGATGGAGTTGGTGGAGCCTTTAACGAATTAGGATGGGATGCTTTAACAAGTTTATCAAACAAAGCCTCTCAACAAGTTTTTAAAGATTTGTTTTCGGAGGAAGGGGCTAACTTTTCTATGTGTAGAATTCCTGTTGGAGCATCGGATTATGCTTTGAGTTACTACTCAAGTAACGATGTTCCAGAAGATTTTGAAATGAGAGATTTTAATATTGATAGAGATAAATATATTTTAATTCCATACATCAAAGAAGCTTTAAAAGTAAGACCTAATTTACAAGTTTGGGCATCTCCTTGGTCACCACCAGCTTGGATGAAAGTGAATGAACATTATGCTATGCGTAGCGGAAATTTTGAAAATGCTAAAAAGGGTAATAAAATGAATCCTGAAGCAGAAATTTTAAACAATGCTACGGCTTTTAAAATGCAAGAGCGTTATTTAAAAGCATATGCTTTGTATTTTTCAAAATTCATACAATCTTATGCTGATGCTGGAGTGCCTTTATTTGCAATTATGCCTCAAAACGAAATTGCGTTTCAGCCAAACTGGCCTAGTTGTACTTGGAGACCAGAAGATATGGGATATTTCATCAATAACTTTTTAGGACCTAAATTAAAAGAAGATAAGTTAGATACAGAAATTTGGTTAGGGACTGTAAATTCTGGAGATCCTAATTATGTAAAAACAGTTTTAGAATTTAAAGATGCTTCAAAATACATTTCAGGAGTAGGATTTCAATGGGGAGGAGCAAAATCAATTCCAACCATTCACAAAGAATATCCTAATTTAAAATTAATGCAAACCGAAAATAAATGTGGAGAGCATGAAAATGATTGGACTTCTGTAGAAAGATCTTGGAAAGATTTAGTGCATTATATCAACAATGGATCAGGTTCTTATATGTATTGGAATATGGTGTTAGATGAAACTGGAGCAAGTGCTTGGGGATGGCCACAAAACTCTATGGTAGTTGTAAACAAAACCTCTAAAGAAGTAACATATACGGATGAGTATTATTTATTTAAGCACTTATCACATTTTGTACAACCTGGAGATTATTATTTAAAATCATCAAAAGGGAAAAATCATTTAGCGTTTAAATTAAAAGATGGTAGCACAATGGTATTGTTATACAATCCAAAAAAATCTACAGAAACCATCAACTTAAATATTGGAGAGAAGGCTGTTTCTGTAAAAGTTGAGCCTGTATCAATCAATACAATTGTAATAAAATAA
- a CDS encoding GH39 family glycosyl hydrolase, which translates to MKVLKKLAYLFVFTCAITVNAQKNIEIDVNKQGEVFEHYWSKMVGAGRANEGLRAGWLEQLQQVQENCGFEYVRFHGLFHDDMFPIVEERGKLHYNWQYIDDLFDRMLDLKVKPFVELAFFPSSMAAEDSKTVFWWKAKVTPAEDSFEKWHDLVKAFTQHCVDRYGIEEVLTWYFEVWNEPNLYPFFWHGTKSQYFELYKQSAIAVKSVDKRLKVGGPSTSNFVPDARFDGEIINNEVSEAVFKVDDINKLDWHGVWIEDFLKYCKKEKLPVDFITTHPYPTDYAFNPETGKGRGLTRFVKSLKIDLEWLNKTIKESAFPNAEVHLTEWNTSPSSRDAMHDRLPSAAYIVRSNLDCIGLTNSLSFWTFTDIFEEKGGASSIFHGGFGMINFQGLVKPSYHAYRMLHQLEDEKIYKDDYLFVSKNSKTGKVAALAYNYPAEYENSVPSGTNKREEGTSKKLNFTLEGLKEGTMFKIEILDKDHGNIHNFWESMGKPEPPTREEIKIMKAYANTMKTEYVKVDKKGVLTINHEITPWSVVLIKQIN; encoded by the coding sequence ATGAAAGTATTAAAAAAGTTAGCCTATCTGTTTGTTTTTACTTGTGCAATTACAGTAAATGCACAAAAAAACATAGAGATTGATGTGAACAAACAAGGAGAGGTTTTTGAACATTATTGGAGTAAAATGGTGGGAGCTGGTAGAGCAAATGAAGGTTTGCGTGCTGGTTGGTTAGAACAATTACAACAGGTGCAAGAAAATTGTGGATTTGAGTATGTTCGTTTTCATGGTTTGTTTCATGATGATATGTTCCCTATTGTAGAAGAAAGAGGAAAATTACATTACAACTGGCAGTATATAGATGATTTGTTTGATAGAATGCTAGATTTAAAGGTAAAGCCTTTTGTAGAGTTGGCATTTTTTCCATCGAGTATGGCAGCAGAAGATTCTAAAACAGTGTTTTGGTGGAAAGCAAAAGTAACTCCGGCCGAAGATTCTTTTGAAAAATGGCACGATTTGGTAAAAGCATTTACGCAACACTGCGTGGATAGATATGGAATTGAGGAAGTATTAACTTGGTATTTTGAGGTTTGGAATGAACCTAACCTTTATCCTTTCTTTTGGCACGGTACCAAGTCTCAATATTTTGAGTTGTATAAGCAATCAGCCATTGCAGTTAAGTCTGTAGATAAAAGGTTAAAAGTAGGAGGGCCTTCTACTAGTAACTTTGTGCCAGATGCTCGTTTTGATGGAGAAATTATTAATAACGAAGTTTCTGAAGCTGTATTTAAAGTTGATGATATTAATAAGTTAGATTGGCATGGAGTATGGATTGAAGATTTTTTAAAATATTGTAAAAAGGAAAAACTTCCAGTAGATTTTATTACTACACATCCTTATCCAACAGATTATGCTTTTAACCCTGAAACAGGTAAAGGAAGAGGTTTGACTCGTTTTGTAAAATCTTTAAAAATAGATTTAGAGTGGTTGAACAAGACAATTAAAGAAAGTGCGTTCCCTAATGCAGAAGTTCATTTAACGGAATGGAATACTAGTCCAAGTAGTAGAGATGCTATGCACGATCGTTTGCCATCGGCAGCTTATATAGTAAGATCTAATTTAGATTGTATTGGATTAACAAACTCACTTTCTTTCTGGACGTTTACAGATATTTTTGAAGAAAAAGGAGGAGCTTCTAGTATTTTTCATGGAGGTTTTGGAATGATTAATTTTCAAGGATTGGTAAAGCCATCTTACCATGCCTATAGAATGTTACATCAATTAGAAGATGAAAAAATTTACAAAGATGATTATCTTTTTGTAAGTAAAAATTCTAAAACAGGAAAAGTAGCTGCTTTAGCTTATAATTACCCTGCTGAATATGAAAATTCAGTGCCTTCGGGAACTAATAAAAGAGAAGAAGGAACTAGTAAAAAGTTAAATTTCACTTTAGAAGGATTAAAAGAAGGGACGATGTTTAAAATTGAAATTTTAGATAAAGACCATGGGAATATTCATAATTTTTGGGAGTCTATGGGGAAACCAGAACCACCAACAAGAGAAGAAATTAAAATAATGAAAGCTTATGCAAATACCATGAAAACGGAATATGTAAAAGTTGATAAAAAAGGTGTTTTAACAATTAACCATGAAATTACTCCTTGGAGTGTAGTATTAATTAAACAAATTAACTAG